Within Chelatococcus sp. HY11, the genomic segment ACCGCGCCGGCGCCCTTCGCGCCCGCCGGCGCGGTGGCGCGGGGCCATGAATTCCACTACGCCAGCATCCTGTCTCCACCCGCGACGGCCCCTCTGGCCGAGGTCGGGGACGCCTACGGCAACAGGCTTGCGCCGGCAGGGCACAAGGTCGGCCATGTCTCCGGCTCGTTCTTTCACGTCATCGAGGTCGTGTCCTGATGGCTGACGGGGCCGCGCGAAGTGCTGACAGGCGAAGCGCTGACGGGCCAAGTGCTGACCGGCGAAGTGCTGACAGGCGAAGTGCTGACAGGCTCTTGGCCGTGCAGGTGCTGCGCGCGCTGGCCGCGCTGATGGTCGTGGTGCATCATGCGCAATATGACGCGGGGGCGCTTGCCGAACGGCTTGGTTTCGCCTTTACGCCGAGCCATCTCCTGCCGTGGCTTTCGGGCGTCGACATCTTCTTCGTCATCTCCGGCTTCGTGATGGTGCACGCCTCGCGCCCGCTCTTCGGCACGGCGGGAGCCTGGCGCATGTTCCTCAGCCGGCGCATCGTGCGCATCGTGCCGCTCTATTGGGGCGTGACAACGCTCTATCTGGCCGTGGCGGTCGTTCTGCCGCAGGTGTTGAACAGTGGTTGGCCGAGCCTTTGGCAAATCGTCGCGTCCTATCTCTTCATCCCCGCGATGCGGGCCGACGGCACCGTCCAGCCCATCTATTCACTGGGCTGGACGCTCAATTTCGAGATGTTCTTCTATCTCGTCTTCGCGGCCGCCATCGCCTTGCCGCGACGCCATGCGGTGCTCGCGGTCACGCTCGGGCTCGCCTTGCTCGTCGCCTCGCGGGCCTTCGTCGTCTGGCCGCTGCCGGTCGCCTACTGGTCCGATCCCATCGTGCTCGAATTCGTGCTCGGGATGGGTGTCGCCATGATACGCGAGACGGGCCTGCGGCTCAGCGGCGCAGCGCGGGTGTTGCTGGTCGTGGCGGGCTTTGCCCTCTTGCACCTTGACCTGTCGGCCGCCGATGGCACGGCGCTGCCTCAGTTCATCGGCTATGGCGGGCCCGCCGCGATGCTGGTGGCCGCCGCCGTGCTCGGGCGGCCGAATGAACGGCCGCCGGCCGTCGAGCGAGCCCTGGTCGCGATGGGCGATGCCTCCTACGCCCTCTACCTGCTGCATCCCTTCGCGATCCGCGCGTTGCGCGAGGTCTTCGCGCGCAGTCCGCTGGGCGTATGGCTCGGTCCTTGGGGTTACGTGGCGGCGTGCGTCGTCGCCGCGAGCCTGCTGGCGCTCGTCGTCTACCAGTGGCTGGAGCGGCCGCTCCACCAATATTTGCGGGCGCGCCTCACGTCACGGAGATGAGCGGTGCCTTGAGCGCCTCCGCCAGCTCCCGCGGCGCGATGGGAAAATTGGCGAAGGGGGTGCCGGCCGCCGCCCAGACCACGTCGAAGGCCATGAGGTCCTGATCGATATAGGTCGCCATCGCCGTCGCATGGCCGAAAGGCGGGATGCCGCCGATGGCGAAGCCGGTCAACTCGCGCACGCGCGCGGCGTTCGGGCGCCGCAGCCCCTCGCCGAGGATCGCGGTGACCCCCGTCTCGTTGACGCGGTTCTGTCCGGACACGAGGAAGAGATAGGGCTGGCCCGTTTCCGCACCCTCGAAGATGAGGGACTTGACGATC encodes:
- a CDS encoding YbaK/EbsC family protein; amino-acid sequence: MDVPSQKQPSATVHDRAAIVRDAAEKIGLTLNIHVTTETTRTAEEAAVVHGVAVGQIVKSLIFEGAETGQPYLFLVSGQNRVNETGVTAILGEGLRRPNAARVRELTGFAIGGIPPFGHATAMATYIDQDLMAFDVVWAAAGTPFANFPIAPRELAEALKAPLISVT
- a CDS encoding acyltransferase, giving the protein MQVLRALAALMVVVHHAQYDAGALAERLGFAFTPSHLLPWLSGVDIFFVISGFVMVHASRPLFGTAGAWRMFLSRRIVRIVPLYWGVTTLYLAVAVVLPQVLNSGWPSLWQIVASYLFIPAMRADGTVQPIYSLGWTLNFEMFFYLVFAAAIALPRRHAVLAVTLGLALLVASRAFVVWPLPVAYWSDPIVLEFVLGMGVAMIRETGLRLSGAARVLLVVAGFALLHLDLSAADGTALPQFIGYGGPAAMLVAAAVLGRPNERPPAVERALVAMGDASYALYLLHPFAIRALREVFARSPLGVWLGPWGYVAACVVAASLLALVVYQWLERPLHQYLRARLTSRR